The Candidatus Binataceae bacterium region ACCGTACTGCAGGAAATCAGATCGAGAGCGAATTTCTCTTCCATCAGTTGACGAAACGCGGGACCGAGCAGATCATCCAGCAAATCCAGGAATCTGCTTCCGAATTTGAGGCGGTCAAGCGGATGGCTTCCGGTTCCAGAGATTTGAGGCAAGTCCCGCAGTAGGGGCTCCCGGCAGCCGGATGCCACCACGTTCTCACAGAAGAGATGGTCGTACGGTTCGTGACCGGCTTGGGCGCCGCACAGAACTTTTTCGTCCAATACCTTGAACATTGTCGTTGCGTCCCGAGAAGCGAAGCCGCCCAGCCGCCTACCGGTTGTAGCCGGAATTTCTTACCGCGGCCAATACCACTTTCACCCAGTTTGGCAAGCCTCCGGCACCGCGCGTTGACAGTGAGAATCTACTCTGTTTGAGTTCTCGCGGTGATTCAGGCGCGCTCACCTGCCCACACGGTACTCGATGCTCCAGCCGATCCGCCTCGAAAGATACTGATCGTACGGCTGAGTTCGCTCGGCGATGTCATTCAAACGCTGCCCCTGCCAACCGCGATTCGCCGTAACCATCCTGAGGCCAAGATAGGATGGGCCATAGACACGGAACTGGCGAGTGCCATAGAAGGACATCCCCACATCGATTACATCCATCGATGCGACCGCAACCGCTGGGGAAAAGCCCTTTTGAACCCTACCGACTGGTTCGATGTCACTCGTGAAATAAAGGGCTTTATCGGGGAAATTCGCGCCCAGCAATACGAAGTCGCGGTCGATGCGCAAGGGCGCCTGAAGTCGGCGGTCGTTCCTTACGCCGCGCGAATCCCACGCCGGATCGGGTTCGCCCACGGACGCGAATGGAGCGGCCTCTTTTACACGGAGAGGTACGTAACCCGCGGCGAGTATTTCAGCCCGAAGCGGCATCATGTGAGTCACATGCTGGAGCTGTTGAAGGCTATAGGGTGTCAGACTGAGCCTATTTTCCTTGAACTCCCCCCTTCGGACTGCGCGGAAGTGAAAAAGGCGTCCGCAATGTTGCGGGATTTTCGGCAGGCATCGAAGGTGGTTGCGCTAGCGCCCTTCACTCAATGGCCGAGCAAGCGCTGGCCGCTCGAACACTGGCGCCACCTTGCCCGACGGATATTGGCCGAAACCCGCGCCAACGTCGCGGTGATCGGAACCTCGAAGGAAAGGACTCTCGGGGAGGAGTTGATCGCTTCCCTGGGAGAGATGAGTAGCGGGCGCGTTATCAATCTGGCCGGGCTCACTTCTATCAGAGATCTGTACACCCTATTTCCGATGATATCAGTAACGATAGCGGCCGACACCGCTCCGCTTCACGTTGCTACAGCTGCTGGCTGCGCAAATTCAATCGGCCTGTTTGGATCAACTTCTCCTGTTAGATTGGCTCCGCTGGGCCGCGGTAGCGCTCTGCTTCTGTTGGCAAAAGCCGACCTTCCCTGTAGGCCTTGCCGCCAAACGGTATGCCGGTTCGGAACCACCGAGTGCATGCGCCGGATCAGTCCAGACGAGGTTTATGCGGAATTGGTGAAACGCCTTGAAGCTGCCTGATTCTTCTCTCCGGCGTACTTCGGCGCAGTTCAGGACGCCGCAGGCAGGCCCTTTTGCGTGTTCTCCAAAGGCGAAATCTGCTCAGCGAACAGTCGCCTGAAAACAGCGCACGAACGAAGCAGCTCCGTCGGAGAATCGACGCCTACGACTCGGCCGTCATTCAAAACCACGACGCGCTGAAAGCGGCTCAACGTTGCGAACCGATGGCTCATGACCAGAACCGTGCGCCTGGCAAGCCACGACTGCATGCGGATGAAAATTGAATGCTCGGTCTCGCTGTCGAGAGCGCTGGTAGCCTCATCCAGGATCAATACCGCTGGGTCGCTTAAAATCGCGCGGGCGAGAGCAATTCTCTGATACTGACCACCCGATACGTTGCTGCCGCTTTCTTCAAGATGGCTTTCGAGCCCACCCGGGAGTGACGCAACAAATTGATCGAGTCCAGCAAGCGCAACAGCTTCCTCGATTTTGTTGCGGGGAACCAGGCTACTCGGGTAGGTGAGGTTTTCAAGCAGCGATCCGCTGAACACGAACGGTTCTTGCTCTACGAGGCAAATCTTGCGGCGCACGTGGGACAGCTTCGCGTGGGCGAGCTCGACTCCGTCGAAAAGAATACGGCCGGCGGTTGGTTCGATAAACCGCATCAGCAGGTTCGCTATCGTACTTTTTCCTCCTCCGCTGGCGGCGACGATCGCTATAGTCTGGCGC contains the following coding sequences:
- a CDS encoding glycosyltransferase family 9 protein, yielding MIQARSPAHTVLDAPADPPRKILIVRLSSLGDVIQTLPLPTAIRRNHPEAKIGWAIDTELASAIEGHPHIDYIHRCDRNRWGKALLNPTDWFDVTREIKGFIGEIRAQQYEVAVDAQGRLKSAVVPYAARIPRRIGFAHGREWSGLFYTERYVTRGEYFSPKRHHVSHMLELLKAIGCQTEPIFLELPPSDCAEVKKASAMLRDFRQASKVVALAPFTQWPSKRWPLEHWRHLARRILAETRANVAVIGTSKERTLGEELIASLGEMSSGRVINLAGLTSIRDLYTLFPMISVTIAADTAPLHVATAAGCANSIGLFGSTSPVRLAPLGRGSALLLLAKADLPCRPCRQTVCRFGTTECMRRISPDEVYAELVKRLEAA